A genomic segment from Aspergillus puulaauensis MK2 DNA, chromosome 1, nearly complete sequence encodes:
- a CDS encoding MBL fold metallo-hydrolase (COG:S;~EggNog:ENOG410PUTF;~InterPro:IPR001279,IPR036866;~antiSMASH:Cluster_1.5) — protein sequence MASFENVLPDTKAYVNLQLLNGGSMTAEYHKLHAGEPAKKFRMYNWSFLIHHVKQNRWVLWDLGMSSNPNDFPPLIANGPIIEAEVQDPRERIPDQIKRRSGIGAEQVDAIILSHAHFDHCRPAKQTFPSATVLFGPGTSEYCSPGHLADPCSPWDGRYFDPELATERWKTLAGPWVQFGPFERAMDFFGDGSFWVIQAPGHMPGNLCACARLQSGEWIMLGSDCCHSRALFNGTKEFGTFELPDGSTGCLHTDVAAAEDTLARMRMMEKEMGVHVALAHDATWMENESNPALLSLLDEAFRDDIRTALRRQESF from the exons ATGGCCAGCTTCGAGAACGTGCTTCCTGATACAAAGGCATATGTTaatctccagctcctcaacgGAGGAAGCATGACAGCCGAGTACCACAAGCTGCACGCAGGAGAGCCGGCAAAGAAATTCCGAATGTACAACTGGagcttcctcatccaccatgTAAAGCAGAATCGATGGGTCTTGTGGGATCTGGGAATGTCATCA AATCCAAACGACTTCCCTCCGCTGATCGCAAACGGACCGATAATCGAAGCTGAAGTCCAAGACCCACGAGAGCGAATTCCAGACCAGATCAAGCGGCGCAGTGGCATCGGAGCTGAGCAAGTTGATGCCATTATACTCAG CCACGCACATTTCGACCACTGCCGACCCGCAAAGCAAACATTCCCCAGTGCCACCGTCCTCTTCGGCCCAGGCACATCCGAATACTGCTCCCCGGGCCACCTCGCAGATCCATGCTCCCCCTGGGACGGGCGGTACTTCGACCCGGAGCTCGCAACAGAGCGGTGGAAGACACTAGCAGGCCCGTGGGTCCAATTCGGGCCCTTCGAGCGCGCTATGGATTTCTTTGGCGATGGTTCGTTCTGGGTTATTCAAGCGCCGGGCCATATGCCTGGGAATTTGTGCGCGTGCGCTAGGCTGCAATCGGGCGAGTGGATTATGTTGGGTTCGGATTGTTGTCATTCACG ggCGTTATTCAACGGTACGAAGGAGTTTGGGACATTTGAGCTTCCTGATGGGAGTACGGGCTGTCTGCACACGGATGTTGCTGCCGCGGAGGATACACTGGCACGGATGAGAatgatggagaaggaaatgggAGTGCATGTTGCCCTGGCGCACGACGCTACTTGGATGGAGAACGAGAGTAACCCGGCTTTGCTGTCTTTACTAGACGAGGCCTTTCGCGACGATATTCGCACTGCCTTGCGCAGGCAGGAGTCATTTTGA